One window of the Camelina sativa cultivar DH55 chromosome 1, Cs, whole genome shotgun sequence genome contains the following:
- the LOC104699632 gene encoding protein WUSCHEL-like, which translates to MEPPQHQHHHHQADQESGNNNKSGSGGYTCRQTSTRWTPTMEQIKMLKELYYNSGIRSPAADQIQKITARLRQFGKIEGKNVFYWFQNHKARERQKKRFNGTTMTTPSSSPNSVMMANDHYHQHLPLLHHHHGVPMQRPANSVNVKLNQEHHLYHQNKSYPSFNNGNLNHASSGTECGAVNASNGYSSSHIYGSMEQDCSMNYNNVGGGWTANMDHNHHYSSAPYNFFDRPKPPFGLDGHQEEEECGGDAYLEHRRTLPLFPMHGEDHINGASWKYGQLDGRDCHGRDPCASLELRLN; encoded by the exons atggagcCACCGCAGCATcagcatcatcaccatcaagcCGACCAAGAAAgcggcaacaacaacaagtccGGTTCTGGTGGTTACACTTGTCGCCAAACCAGCACGAGGTGGACACCAACGATGGAGCAGATCAAAATGCTCAAAGAGCTTTACTACAATAGTGGAATCCGTTCACCAGCAGCAGATCAGATCCAGAAGATCACTGCTAGGCTGCGACAGTTCGGAAAGATCGAGGGCAAGAACGTCTTTTACTGGTTCCAGAACCACAAGGCTCGTGAGCGTCAGAAGAAGAGATTCAACGGCACAACCATGACCACACCGTCTTCATCTCCCAACTCGGTTATGATGGCTAATGATCATTATCATCAACATCTCCCTCTACTTCACCATCATCATGGCGTTCCCATGCAGAGACCTGCGAACTCCGTCAACGTTAAACTTAACCAAGAGCATCATCTCTATCATCAGAACAAGTCATATCCCAGCTTCAATAACG GGAATTTAAATCATGCAAGCTCAGGTACTGAATGTGGTGCTGTTAATGCTTCTAATGGCTACTCAAGTAGCCATATCTATGGATCTATG GAACAAGACTGTTCTATGAATTACAACAACGTAGGTGGAGGATGGACGGCAAACATGGATCATAATCATCATTACTCATCAGCACCTTACAACTTCTTCGATAGACCAAAACCTCCGTTTGGTCTAGACGGtcatcaggaagaagaagaatgtggtGGCGATGCTTATCTGGAACATCGACGTACGCTTCCTCTCTTCCCTATGCATGGTGAAGATCACATAAATGGTGCCAGCTGGAAGTATGGCCAACTGGACGGTCGTGATTGTCATGGTAGAGACCCTTGCGCTTCTCTTGAGCTTCGTTTGAACTAG
- the LOC104709913 gene encoding WEB family protein At2g17940-like codes for MFLIRTRETKSIPSGPTPLSRLRSLTLALDQTRETLTRTLQLNTILTNRIKTLTQELEHGRKEIQHLSRTRLSRLDNPESEELKFVEHHHTKTTSKDVEEEVVTTEELEKRRLVTFASSPLLTRVMSNMREEEERKYKENDFERDCSVKKTKSKRGFAPFMGWFRATRGRD; via the exons atgttTCTG ATTCGGACAAGGGAAACAAAATCAATTCCGAGTGGGCCGACTCCTCTATCAAGACTACGATCTCTCACACTCGCGCTCGATCAGACCAGAGAAACTCTTACAAGAACCCTACAACTAAACACCATCCTCACCAACAGAATCAAAACTCTAACACAAGAACTCGAACATGGGAGGAAGGAGATACAACATCTCAGTAGGACGAGGTTGAGTCGCCTAGACAATCCGGAGAGTGAGGAACTCAAGTTCGTGGAACATCATCACACGAAGACGACGTCtaaagatgttgaagaagagGTTGTAACGACGGAGGAGCTGGAGAAGAGGAGACTCGTCACATTCGCGAGCTCGCCTTTGCTGACGCGTGTGATGTCAAACATgagggaagaagaggagaggaagTATAAAGAGAatgattttgagagagattgttcGGTCAagaagacaaaatcaaagaggGGTTTTGCTCCGTTCATGGGATGGTTTAGAGCAACCCGAGGACGAGATTGA
- the LOC104709923 gene encoding uncharacterized protein LOC104709923: MVNRQVGTYTVPTLNISNCVIVTLTDQNYVLWKNQFETFLAGQGLLGFVNGSISVPQATVTVTGTNGTSSVRPNPEYQSEYQNWSRTDSVVKSWLLGSFAEDILSIVLSCTTSYEVWHTLANHFNRVSSSRLFELQRKLQTIEKKDRTMAVYLRELKSICDQLASVGSPVTEKMKIFAALNGLGREYEPIKTTIENAVDSVPGPTLEDVVPKLTEFSRVLSA; this comes from the exons ATGGTAAATCGTCAGGTTGGAACCTACACGGTCCCTACTCTGAACATCTCCAATTGTGTTATTGTCACTCTCACCGATCAAAACTACGTTCTATGGAAGAATCAGTTTGAGACTTTCCTAGCCGGTCAAGGTCTGCTTGGGTTCGTCAATGGATCCATCTCTGTTCCTCAAGCTACTGTTACTGTCACTGGAACCAACGGTACTTCATCAGTAAGGCCAAATCCGGAATACCAGAGCGAGTATCAGAACTGGAGCCGAACTGATTCCGTTGTCAAGTCTTGGCTGCTAGGCTCTTTTGCTGAAGATATACTCAGCATTGTTCTCAGCTGTACGACGTCCTATGAGGTATGGCATACTCTTGCAAATCACTTTAATAGAGTCTCCTCCTCTAGGTTGTTTGAGCTTCAACGAAAGTTGCAGACTATAGAGAAGAAAGATAGGACTATGGCAGTGTATCTTAGAGAACTTAAGAGTATCTGTGATCAACTAGCTTCAGTTGGTAGCCCTGTAActgagaagatgaagatattCGCTGCACTAAACGGGTTAGGACGTGAGTATGAACCAATCAAAACCACTATAGAGAATGCTGTCGACTCTGTTCCTGGTCCTACTCTCGAAGATGTGGTTCCAAAGCTTACAG AGTTCTCCAGGGTACTATCAgcctaa